Within the Leptospira noumeaensis genome, the region ATGAAATTCTCGATGAAATTGAAGAAACTTTAGCGAAACCTAAGTTTAAACTTCCTAAGGATTTTATTCAGTTTACTATTGAAGAAATCAGAAATGTTACCACTATTATTAAAAATAAACCCCTAAAGGATTATTTAAATTTAAGAGATAGGGATGATTTTCACATTCTTGAATCTGCTTTTTCTGCAAATGTAGATTTTCTTATTACTGGTGATAAGGATCTTCTTACTCTAGAAAAAATCAAAAGTTTTAAAATCATCACACCTGATGA harbors:
- a CDS encoding putative toxin-antitoxin system toxin component, PIN family: MLKVLLDTNIYISAILFNGKPKLVLQDLIEEVFVGYISNEILDEIEETLAKPKFKLPKDFIQFTIEEIRNVTTIIKNKPLKDYLNLRDRDDFHILESAFSANVDFLITGDKDLLTLEKIKSFKIITPDEYLRIKEELS